In the genome of Croceimicrobium hydrocarbonivorans, one region contains:
- a CDS encoding OmpA family protein, which produces MRHFRLGFALILVSFLSYSLKAQPDGEPKLPKEIDKAYKAFDAEEYFYAVELLKDAYNEAKGRDQKSEVLFKLAESYRMMNEYDQAEQNYNKAIKVGYRDPKAIMLRGDMLKAMGKYEEAIEVYQEYKKENPTDSMADEAIESTRKAIERKNKPSQYQVDNMKDINSPAMDFSVTYGGDRRENDVIVFVSSRDESVGSDEDSWTGESYMDLYTSTAERKSRGRRRGNDEEEEVSYADLKWSTPVLLDEEEILNSEFHEGTASFDSRKKELYFTRCIVDDDLRLGCGIYKTEMQGQSWKEPERQIIGGDTMANIGDPCLSLDDKFLYFVSDDFNTKGSHDIFVTEYDRRSKSWGKPRNLGSKVNTTGSERFPIVHGDGFLYFASDGHPGMGGLDIYKVKLGEDGMPEGDVIHMEYPINSSSDDFALIWEPGSDTKKGFLSSNREGSKTRYGSQENSDDIWSVYRTPLVFNIEGVVLDSEEKTPIPEATVTLDGPDGSVTITADENGYYIFDDTKVMENVNYTLHFSKKSYLANTGEVTTIGFEIDAFEYVPSAGYFIKRITLNKELDPIKKPIVLPNVFFDLGKWDLRPEAMSALDSVVIILDNNPNITIGMRSHTDYRDSEDRNNWLSKKRADTCVNYLISKGVNPKRLEAQGMGENEPFTIPKNYDGYGKESFKEGDQLTERFIKALPAEKQEIANQINRRTDFKVLSDDFVPEGGEDKPQAADTDALIQAGRENEAKPGEILVMKRPMSFGALARQGNMNIREFKELNGGLRGVRPFVGLQVKMEKDGNYEQWDATHYQVKRRGIDLGDIAKELDIDEEVLEELNPELEEVEIQPGLWIRYK; this is translated from the coding sequence ATGAGACATTTTCGTCTAGGATTTGCATTAATTCTTGTGAGCTTTTTATCTTACTCCCTTAAAGCTCAGCCAGATGGCGAACCGAAACTCCCTAAGGAAATAGATAAAGCTTACAAAGCATTCGATGCAGAAGAATATTTCTACGCAGTAGAACTTTTAAAGGATGCCTATAATGAAGCCAAAGGTCGAGATCAAAAATCGGAGGTTCTATTCAAGTTAGCGGAGTCATATCGCATGATGAATGAGTATGATCAAGCTGAACAGAATTACAACAAAGCGATTAAGGTAGGATACCGTGATCCCAAAGCAATTATGTTGCGTGGGGACATGCTCAAAGCGATGGGTAAATACGAAGAGGCCATCGAAGTTTATCAAGAATACAAAAAAGAGAATCCTACCGACTCCATGGCTGACGAGGCGATTGAATCTACTCGTAAAGCCATCGAAAGGAAAAATAAGCCGAGTCAATATCAGGTAGACAACATGAAGGACATTAACAGTCCTGCTATGGATTTCTCCGTGACTTATGGTGGAGATCGCCGTGAAAATGATGTGATTGTTTTTGTGTCCTCTCGAGATGAGTCTGTAGGTAGCGATGAAGATAGCTGGACTGGTGAATCCTATATGGATCTTTATACCAGTACCGCAGAACGTAAATCTCGTGGTCGTCGCCGTGGTAACGATGAAGAGGAGGAAGTTAGCTATGCTGATTTAAAATGGTCTACCCCTGTTTTATTGGATGAAGAAGAAATCCTAAACAGTGAATTTCACGAAGGAACGGCAAGTTTTGATAGTCGTAAAAAGGAATTGTATTTCACTCGTTGTATTGTAGATGATGATTTGCGTTTAGGTTGTGGTATCTACAAAACGGAGATGCAAGGTCAGTCTTGGAAAGAGCCAGAGCGCCAAATTATCGGTGGTGATACCATGGCAAATATTGGTGATCCCTGTCTTTCTCTGGATGATAAGTTCTTATACTTTGTTTCCGATGATTTCAATACCAAAGGTTCTCACGACATTTTTGTGACAGAATATGATCGTCGTTCAAAATCTTGGGGAAAGCCACGCAACTTGGGCTCTAAGGTGAACACTACTGGCTCTGAACGATTCCCAATTGTTCATGGTGATGGCTTCCTATACTTTGCATCTGATGGTCACCCCGGGATGGGCGGCTTAGATATTTACAAGGTAAAATTAGGAGAAGATGGTATGCCAGAAGGAGATGTTATCCATATGGAATATCCGATCAACTCTAGCAGTGATGATTTTGCATTGATTTGGGAGCCTGGTTCTGATACTAAAAAAGGTTTCCTTTCTTCTAATCGTGAAGGATCTAAAACACGTTACGGTTCTCAAGAGAACAGCGATGATATTTGGTCGGTGTACCGTACTCCATTAGTGTTTAATATCGAGGGTGTAGTGCTCGACTCCGAAGAGAAGACCCCAATTCCAGAAGCTACCGTTACATTGGATGGTCCTGATGGATCGGTAACCATTACAGCGGATGAAAATGGATACTATATTTTCGACGATACCAAGGTGATGGAGAATGTGAACTACACTTTGCATTTCTCTAAAAAGAGTTATTTGGCCAATACGGGGGAAGTAACTACCATTGGTTTTGAAATCGATGCTTTTGAATATGTTCCTTCGGCAGGGTACTTCATTAAGCGCATTACTTTAAATAAGGAACTTGATCCTATTAAGAAGCCGATCGTTCTTCCTAATGTATTCTTTGATTTAGGTAAATGGGACCTTCGTCCAGAGGCTATGTCGGCCTTGGATTCGGTAGTTATCATTTTGGATAATAACCCCAATATTACTATCGGAATGCGTTCGCATACGGATTATCGTGATTCAGAAGACCGTAACAATTGGTTATCAAAAAAACGTGCCGATACCTGTGTGAATTATTTGATTTCAAAAGGGGTGAACCCTAAGCGATTAGAAGCTCAAGGTATGGGTGAGAATGAGCCTTTTACCATTCCGAAGAACTACGATGGCTACGGTAAAGAATCTTTTAAAGAAGGAGACCAACTCACCGAACGGTTTATTAAAGCTCTACCTGCTGAGAAGCAAGAAATTGCAAACCAAATCAACCGTCGTACTGACTTTAAAGTACTTAGCGATGATTTCGTTCCCGAAGGTGGAGAAGACAAGCCTCAAGCAGCAGATACCGATGCCTTGATTCAAGCAGGTCGTGAGAATGAAGCGAAGCCAGGAGAAATCTTAGTAATGAAACGTCCGATGAGCTTTGGAGCCTTAGCCCGTCAAGGAAATATGAATATCCGTGAGTTCAAGGAATTGAACGGAGGTTTACGCGGTGTTCGTCCTTTCGTTGGCTTGCAAGTGAAAATGGAAAAAGATGGAAACTATGAGCAGTGGGACGCTACACACTATCAGGTTAAACGTCGTGGCATCGATTTAGGTGATATCGCCAAAGAATTGGATATCGACGAAGAGGTATTAGAGGAATTAAACCCTGAATTGGAAGAAGTAGAAATTCAACCAGGCCTCTGGATACGCTACAAATAG
- a CDS encoding Sec-independent protein translocase subunit TatA/TatB: MIFQTLPFMFFNISGGEIVVILLLVIMFFGANRIPEIARGIGKGIREVRNATEDIKNEINKTSEGSDLKKFKDKVESEKKEIEEITGSIKRNKF, translated from the coding sequence ATGATTTTTCAGACCCTCCCATTTATGTTTTTCAATATCAGCGGTGGTGAAATCGTAGTGATTTTACTGTTGGTGATTATGTTTTTCGGGGCTAATCGTATCCCGGAGATCGCACGTGGAATTGGCAAAGGAATTAGAGAGGTGCGCAATGCTACGGAGGACATCAAGAATGAGATCAATAAAACCAGCGAAGGTTCGGACTTAAAGAAATTTAAGGACAAGGTCGAATCAGAGAAAAAGGAAATCGAAGAAATCACGGGATCTATCAAGCGAAATAAGTTCTAG
- a CDS encoding glutamine synthetase III family protein, whose amino-acid sequence MPQIRFTALQEAQRRMAPEVELPYTRVSEIFGEYTFNYRSMKEYMTPEAYRSVSDAVKKGTKIDRGIADQVATGMKAWAINKGATHYTHWFQPLTGATAEKHDSFFEPTGDGQAIEKFSGGMLVQQEPDASSFPNGGIRNTFEARGYTAWDPTSPAFIMGRTLCIPTVFVSYTGEALDNKTPLLRALQSIDQAATDVCQYFDRNVRKVTATLGWEQEYFLVDMALFHARPDLKLTGRTLLGHAPAKGQQLDDHYFGSIPERARQFMRELEMESYRLGIPVKTRHNEVAPSQFELAPVFEEANISVDHNSLIMDLMDKVARRHHFKVLLHEKPYKGVNGSGKHNNWSLATDTGVNLLAPGKTPKSNLQFLTFFINAIMAVHNHADLLRASIASASNDHRLGANEAPPAIISVFIGSQLTATLDALEQLEKGKLSPEQKTDLKLNVVGKIPEILLDNTDRNRTSPFAFTGNKFELRAVGSLANCAQPMTILNTIMAQQLREFKAAVDAHIAEGMKKDDAIFNVLRDYIKQSQNIRFEGDGYSDEWAAEAEKRGLSNVRTTPHALDFYVTDSAVKLFVENEVMNEVEVHARHEIMLEEYKMKIQIESRVLGDIAGNHVVPTAINYQNKLIQNVRGLKEVLAPEVFQKVAKDQLHMIESISGYISTIIAEKDAMIEERKRCNAIEDTREQAIAYCEKVIPYFDKIRYACDKLELLVDDELWPLPKYRELIFI is encoded by the coding sequence ATGCCTCAAATTCGATTTACCGCATTGCAAGAAGCACAAAGACGGATGGCTCCAGAAGTAGAGCTTCCTTACACTCGTGTTTCTGAGATCTTCGGAGAGTACACATTCAACTACCGTTCGATGAAGGAGTATATGACTCCCGAAGCCTATCGAAGCGTGTCGGATGCTGTGAAAAAAGGAACCAAGATTGATCGTGGAATTGCCGATCAGGTGGCCACCGGCATGAAAGCCTGGGCTATCAATAAAGGAGCAACCCACTACACACACTGGTTTCAGCCTTTAACTGGCGCTACTGCCGAAAAGCACGATTCTTTCTTTGAGCCTACTGGCGATGGTCAGGCCATTGAGAAGTTTAGTGGCGGTATGTTGGTTCAACAGGAGCCTGATGCATCCAGCTTCCCTAATGGAGGTATTCGTAACACATTTGAGGCTCGTGGTTATACCGCATGGGATCCTACCAGCCCAGCTTTCATTATGGGGCGTACCCTTTGTATTCCTACTGTATTTGTTAGCTATACCGGCGAAGCTTTGGATAATAAAACGCCTTTATTACGTGCCTTGCAGTCTATCGATCAGGCAGCTACTGACGTATGTCAGTACTTTGATCGCAATGTTCGCAAAGTGACCGCTACTTTAGGATGGGAGCAGGAATACTTCTTGGTGGATATGGCCTTATTCCATGCTCGTCCGGATTTGAAGTTAACCGGACGTACATTATTGGGACATGCCCCTGCAAAAGGACAACAGCTGGATGATCACTATTTTGGATCAATTCCAGAGCGTGCCCGTCAGTTTATGCGTGAATTGGAAATGGAATCCTATCGATTAGGAATTCCGGTGAAAACCCGTCACAATGAGGTGGCCCCCAGTCAATTCGAATTAGCACCTGTATTCGAAGAAGCAAATATTTCGGTAGACCACAACTCTCTTATCATGGATTTGATGGATAAGGTTGCACGTCGCCATCACTTCAAAGTGCTCTTGCACGAGAAGCCATATAAAGGAGTAAACGGAAGTGGAAAGCACAATAACTGGTCTTTGGCTACCGATACCGGAGTAAATCTTTTAGCCCCTGGTAAAACCCCAAAGAGCAATTTACAGTTCCTTACTTTCTTCATTAATGCTATTATGGCGGTGCACAATCATGCCGATCTTCTTCGTGCTTCGATTGCATCAGCTAGTAATGATCACCGCTTAGGGGCAAATGAGGCTCCTCCTGCTATTATTTCTGTATTTATAGGTTCTCAGTTAACGGCCACTTTAGATGCTCTTGAGCAGCTGGAGAAAGGTAAATTGAGTCCTGAGCAGAAAACAGATCTCAAGTTAAACGTAGTTGGTAAGATTCCAGAAATCTTATTGGACAATACCGATCGTAACCGAACTTCTCCCTTTGCCTTCACCGGAAATAAATTCGAATTGCGTGCAGTAGGTTCCTTAGCGAACTGTGCTCAACCCATGACCATTTTAAATACGATCATGGCGCAGCAATTACGCGAATTTAAAGCGGCGGTAGATGCTCATATAGCGGAGGGCATGAAAAAGGATGATGCCATCTTTAATGTATTGCGTGACTATATCAAGCAAAGTCAAAATATTCGTTTTGAAGGTGATGGATACTCAGATGAGTGGGCCGCTGAAGCCGAAAAACGTGGCTTGAGTAATGTGCGTACTACTCCTCATGCATTGGATTTTTATGTAACCGATTCGGCTGTAAAGCTTTTCGTGGAAAACGAAGTGATGAATGAGGTAGAGGTTCATGCTCGCCATGAAATTATGCTCGAAGAGTATAAAATGAAGATTCAGATTGAAAGTCGTGTTTTAGGTGATATCGCTGGAAACCACGTAGTGCCAACTGCAATTAATTATCAGAATAAATTAATCCAGAATGTTCGTGGATTAAAAGAGGTATTGGCACCGGAAGTATTCCAGAAAGTAGCCAAAGATCAATTGCATATGATTGAAAGCATTAGTGGTTATATCAGCACCATTATTGCCGAGAAAGATGCGATGATCGAGGAGCGCAAGCGCTGCAATGCCATTGAGGATACTCGTGAGCAAGCCATCGCTTATTGCGAAAAGGTGATCCCTTATTTTGATAAGATTCGATATGCCTGCGATAAATTGGAATTATTGGTGGATGATGAGCTCTGGCCATTACCAAAGTATCGTGAGTTAATCTTCATTTAA
- the secDF gene encoding protein translocase subunit SecDF encodes MQNKGVIRLFAIVFALACIYQLSFTYITRSVESDADDYAAGDPERRESYLDSMRSEVVYNVFVDDFTYAEVKEQEINLGLDLRGGMNVILEVSVKDILREISNQSKNIVFTEAIKLADKNATENQENYLDNFFAAFKQINAERGGNLKMSDPKVFGTKEMNDKLGFNASDAEVEAELRAQVNASVENVYTVLRARIDQFGVVQPNIQRLGEGGRILVELPGVKDPDRVKKLLQSTAKLEFFELYEGYEMLNFMVQANERLRGLVENPNAGKDSAAAQENGVVEGSDFLNEIQAVTDASNDSTSNDSTASMASAEVDSLASDSTSMVNQFNPLWEVFGPNVNQETGQPNSGPIVGVSRVGDTDKVNEYLSNPRILALIPGNLRNVKFIWTAKPDDGGFLYLLAAKTTRDGKAAMEGDVVVDARQDFNQANEPIVTMSMNASGASRWAKITREAVGDQSNPEDNRSVAVVLDNLAYSYPRVIREISNGNTEIVGSFSVNDAQDLATILKAGALPVASNIIQADIVGPSLGKQAISAGLWSFVIALAIVMIYMIFYYNGAGAASDLALIVNMFFIFGVLASLGAVLTLPGIAGIVLTIGMAVDANVLIYERIREELTHGKGLRLAIEDGYKNAYSSIIDANVTTFLTGVILYAFGTGPIRGFATTLIIGILTSLFCAIFITRLVFEARLGAKKSVSFFTGATRNAFTKFNFDFLAKRKIAYTISGLIILTGIISLSTRGLNYGVDFVGGRSYQVRFDKDVNSVDIQTALGDHFVNEDGAKVYPEVKTIGDASQVIITTKYKINETGTEVEADIKNRLYEGVTAFYQNAPSKEDFFSEASGASDIGIVAERQVGPTIADDIKSSAVLAIIFSLVVIFLYILIRFSKWQFSAGAVVAAFHDVLVVLSLFSLLYGILPFSLEIDQAFIAAVLTVIGYSLNDTVVVFDRIREYMRTHNLKKKGMNEVVNDALNRTLSRTINTSLTTFFVLLIIFIFGGEVIRGFMFALLIGIVVGTYSSLFIATPIMIDTMKKEEE; translated from the coding sequence ATGCAGAATAAAGGAGTTATCCGACTGTTTGCCATAGTGTTTGCTTTGGCTTGTATTTATCAGCTTTCATTTACCTACATCACTCGCTCTGTCGAAAGTGATGCAGATGACTATGCTGCCGGCGATCCAGAACGCCGTGAAAGCTATCTCGACTCAATGCGTAGTGAGGTGGTATACAATGTTTTTGTAGATGATTTCACCTATGCTGAAGTGAAGGAACAGGAAATTAACCTTGGCCTTGACCTCCGCGGTGGTATGAACGTAATCCTCGAAGTCTCGGTAAAAGATATTCTTCGCGAGATTTCCAATCAAAGCAAAAACATCGTTTTTACCGAGGCTATCAAGCTGGCAGATAAAAATGCTACTGAGAACCAAGAAAATTATTTGGACAATTTCTTTGCTGCTTTCAAGCAAATTAACGCTGAGCGTGGAGGTAACTTAAAAATGAGTGACCCCAAGGTGTTCGGAACCAAAGAAATGAACGATAAACTCGGTTTCAATGCTTCCGATGCGGAGGTTGAAGCTGAATTACGCGCTCAGGTGAATGCCTCTGTTGAAAACGTATATACCGTATTACGTGCTCGTATCGACCAATTTGGTGTAGTACAACCTAATATTCAGAGATTAGGTGAGGGTGGACGAATCTTGGTTGAACTGCCAGGTGTAAAAGATCCCGATCGAGTTAAAAAACTATTACAATCCACTGCAAAATTGGAGTTCTTCGAGCTTTATGAAGGCTACGAAATGTTGAACTTTATGGTTCAAGCAAATGAGCGTTTACGTGGATTAGTGGAAAACCCTAATGCCGGAAAAGACAGTGCCGCTGCTCAGGAGAATGGAGTAGTGGAAGGTTCTGATTTCTTAAATGAAATTCAAGCTGTAACTGATGCCTCAAACGATAGCACTTCTAATGATAGCACAGCTTCTATGGCTAGTGCAGAAGTTGATTCATTAGCTTCGGATAGCACAAGTATGGTGAACCAATTCAACCCGCTTTGGGAAGTTTTCGGTCCTAACGTAAACCAAGAAACTGGTCAACCCAACAGTGGTCCTATTGTAGGGGTTTCTCGCGTGGGCGACACCGATAAAGTAAATGAGTACCTTTCTAATCCACGTATCTTGGCTTTGATTCCAGGTAACCTCCGCAATGTGAAGTTTATTTGGACTGCTAAGCCAGATGATGGAGGTTTCTTGTATTTATTAGCTGCCAAAACTACTCGTGATGGTAAGGCTGCAATGGAAGGTGACGTAGTGGTAGATGCTCGTCAAGACTTTAACCAGGCTAATGAGCCAATAGTTACCATGAGCATGAATGCCAGTGGCGCCAGCCGTTGGGCTAAAATCACTCGTGAAGCAGTGGGCGATCAATCGAATCCGGAAGATAATCGCTCTGTAGCGGTTGTATTAGATAATCTCGCTTATTCTTACCCTCGTGTAATTAGGGAAATTAGCAATGGAAATACCGAGATCGTTGGTAGTTTTAGTGTAAATGATGCCCAAGATTTAGCCACTATTCTAAAGGCAGGAGCATTACCGGTTGCCTCCAATATTATTCAAGCTGATATTGTTGGACCAAGCTTAGGTAAGCAAGCTATTAGTGCTGGATTATGGTCATTCGTAATTGCCCTTGCCATTGTGATGATCTATATGATCTTCTATTATAATGGCGCAGGTGCTGCTTCAGATTTAGCTTTGATCGTAAACATGTTCTTCATCTTTGGAGTATTAGCCTCCTTAGGTGCAGTACTTACCTTACCAGGTATTGCCGGTATCGTATTAACCATCGGTATGGCGGTAGATGCGAACGTGCTGATTTATGAGCGTATTCGTGAGGAATTAACTCATGGTAAAGGATTGCGCCTTGCTATTGAAGATGGATACAAGAATGCTTATTCTTCCATTATCGATGCCAACGTAACCACCTTCCTTACTGGGGTTATCCTGTATGCTTTCGGTACTGGGCCAATTCGTGGTTTCGCCACTACCTTAATCATTGGTATTCTTACTTCATTGTTCTGTGCCATCTTCATTACCCGCTTGGTATTTGAAGCACGCTTAGGAGCGAAGAAATCCGTAAGCTTCTTTACTGGAGCTACACGTAATGCATTTACCAAGTTTAATTTTGACTTCCTGGCCAAGCGTAAAATAGCCTACACCATTAGTGGATTGATCATCTTAACTGGTATCATTTCACTTTCTACCCGTGGCTTAAACTACGGTGTGGATTTCGTTGGAGGTCGTTCTTACCAAGTTCGTTTCGACAAGGATGTAAATTCTGTAGATATCCAAACTGCCCTTGGCGACCATTTCGTAAATGAGGATGGGGCCAAAGTTTATCCAGAGGTGAAAACAATTGGTGACGCATCTCAAGTGATCATCACTACCAAGTATAAGATCAACGAAACCGGAACTGAAGTAGAGGCTGATATCAAAAATCGCTTATACGAAGGTGTTACCGCATTCTATCAAAATGCTCCTTCCAAAGAGGATTTCTTCTCCGAAGCTTCAGGAGCCAGTGATATTGGAATTGTGGCAGAGCGTCAGGTAGGACCTACAATTGCAGACGATATTAAGTCTTCTGCAGTATTGGCGATTATCTTCTCCTTAGTAGTAATCTTCCTTTATATCTTAATCCGTTTCAGCAAGTGGCAGTTTAGTGCTGGTGCTGTAGTAGCGGCATTCCACGATGTATTGGTAGTATTGTCGCTCTTCTCTTTACTCTACGGTATTTTACCTTTCTCTTTAGAGATCGATCAAGCCTTTATCGCAGCCGTGTTAACAGTAATTGGTTACTCTCTGAATGATACCGTGGTTGTATTTGACCGTATTCGTGAATACATGCGTACGCATAACCTTAAGAAGAAAGGAATGAATGAAGTGGTGAACGACGCCTTGAACCGTACTTTAAGTCGTACCATCAACACCTCTTTAACTACCTTCTTCGTATTGCTGATCATCTTCATCTTTGGTGGTGAGGTAATCCGAGGCTTTATGTTCGCATTGTTAATCGGTATTGTAGTGGGTACTTATTCATCCCTCTTCATTGCTACTCCGATTATGATCGACACCATGAAAAAAGAAGAGGAATAG
- a CDS encoding calcium/sodium antiporter, giving the protein MDYFLVLVGVLLLLFGGDWLVKASVDIALRAKISLLVVGMTVVSFATSAPELLVSLKAALEGHIDISFGNVIGSNIANISLILGLTAMVFPMQVSKRTMRVDWGIMFFVTLLLYLFLWNDLLGFWEALVLFILLVLYNLFQIRGSRKQEKENPEISDAKLLKLWQMVFFLAAGIAGLRFGSEFLVKGAVNIATDWGISERVVGLTVVSIGTSLPELAASLIASFKGEQDLSLGNLIGSNIFNILAVLGITGLITDLPVQSAALMSFDFPWLIGISLILLPFMLWMKRGVISRWQGFIMFALYTVYLLGVIGVI; this is encoded by the coding sequence ATGGATTATTTCCTGGTCCTGGTTGGAGTTTTACTCCTACTTTTCGGTGGTGATTGGTTGGTTAAAGCCTCGGTTGATATCGCACTGAGAGCCAAAATTTCTTTGTTAGTGGTGGGAATGACAGTCGTGAGTTTTGCGACCTCTGCCCCGGAATTATTGGTAAGCTTAAAAGCCGCATTAGAAGGTCACATTGATATTTCCTTTGGTAATGTGATTGGTTCTAATATTGCGAATATCTCCCTCATTTTAGGTTTAACCGCCATGGTATTCCCTATGCAGGTAAGCAAACGTACTATGCGGGTTGACTGGGGTATCATGTTCTTTGTAACCCTTTTATTATACCTCTTTCTTTGGAATGATCTCCTAGGCTTTTGGGAGGCTTTAGTACTCTTTATTTTACTAGTATTATATAATCTCTTTCAGATTCGGGGATCACGTAAGCAAGAGAAGGAGAACCCCGAAATTTCGGATGCCAAACTGCTAAAGCTATGGCAGATGGTATTTTTCCTGGCTGCTGGTATAGCAGGATTGCGATTTGGATCCGAGTTTCTCGTAAAGGGAGCGGTAAATATTGCCACCGACTGGGGGATTAGTGAAAGGGTAGTGGGCTTAACAGTGGTATCCATCGGCACCAGCTTACCCGAATTAGCCGCTTCTTTGATAGCCAGCTTTAAAGGGGAGCAAGACCTTTCATTAGGGAATCTAATCGGGTCCAATATTTTTAATATTCTGGCAGTATTGGGTATAACCGGATTGATTACAGACTTGCCTGTTCAAAGTGCCGCATTGATGTCCTTTGATTTCCCGTGGTTAATTGGAATTAGTCTCATTTTATTGCCATTTATGCTTTGGATGAAGCGCGGTGTCATTAGTCGTTGGCAAGGATTTATCATGTTCGCTCTGTATACCGTGTATTTATTGGGGGTTATTGGGGTGATTTAA